The Providencia rettgeri genome includes a window with the following:
- the ftsZ gene encoding Cell division protein FtsZ yields the protein MFEPMELTNDAVIKVIGVGGGGGNAVEHMVRERIEGVEFFAVNTDAQALRKTAVGQTIQIGTGITKGLGAGANPEVGRNAAEEDREALRNALDGADMVFIAAGMGGGTGTGAAPVVAEVAKELGILTVAVVTKPFNFEGKKRMAFAEAGITELSKHVDSLITIPNDKLLKVLGRGISLLDAFGAANDVLKGAVQGIAELITRPGLMNVDFADVRTVMSEMGYAMMGSGVARGEDRAEEAAEMAISSPLLEDIDLSGARGVLVNITAGFDLRLDEFETVGNTIRAFASDNATVVIGTSLDPEMHEELRVTVVATGIGMDKRPEITLVSNKMSQQASMEQRYQQMQNSMSSLTEEKPAAKAVNDQNTQTNKEPDYLDIPAFLRKQAD from the coding sequence ATGTTTGAACCAATGGAGCTAACCAACGATGCGGTGATTAAAGTCATCGGCGTTGGCGGCGGCGGCGGCAACGCCGTTGAACACATGGTGCGTGAACGTATTGAAGGCGTTGAGTTCTTCGCTGTCAATACAGACGCACAGGCGCTGCGTAAAACCGCAGTTGGACAAACTATCCAGATCGGTACAGGTATTACCAAAGGTCTGGGTGCGGGTGCAAACCCTGAAGTCGGCCGTAACGCCGCTGAAGAAGACCGTGAGGCGCTGCGTAATGCTTTAGATGGCGCAGATATGGTCTTTATCGCAGCAGGTATGGGCGGCGGTACAGGGACTGGTGCAGCTCCGGTTGTTGCCGAAGTTGCCAAAGAATTGGGTATTCTGACAGTTGCTGTTGTGACTAAGCCTTTCAATTTCGAAGGTAAAAAGCGCATGGCATTCGCAGAAGCGGGTATCACTGAGTTGTCAAAACATGTTGACTCATTGATCACTATCCCAAATGATAAATTATTAAAAGTACTTGGTCGTGGTATCTCATTACTGGATGCTTTCGGTGCGGCAAATGACGTACTAAAAGGTGCAGTACAAGGTATCGCTGAACTGATTACTCGCCCTGGTTTAATGAACGTAGACTTTGCTGACGTGCGTACTGTGATGTCAGAAATGGGCTACGCGATGATGGGGTCAGGTGTAGCTCGCGGTGAAGACCGTGCAGAAGAAGCCGCTGAAATGGCCATTTCTAGCCCATTATTGGAAGATATTGACCTGTCTGGCGCTCGTGGTGTGTTGGTTAACATTACAGCTGGTTTCGACCTGCGCTTGGATGAGTTTGAAACGGTGGGTAACACTATCCGTGCCTTCGCATCTGATAATGCAACTGTGGTAATCGGTACATCTCTTGACCCAGAAATGCACGAAGAACTGCGTGTCACTGTTGTTGCTACAGGTATTGGTATGGACAAACGTCCAGAAATTACTCTAGTTAGCAACAAGATGTCTCAGCAGGCGTCAATGGAACAGCGCTATCAGCAAATGCAAAATAGCATGTCTTCATTAACAGAAGAGAAGCCAGCGGCTAAAGCGGTCAATGACCAAAATACGCAAACAAATAAAGAACCAGATTATCTTGATATTCCTGCGTTCTTGCGTAAGCAGGCCGATTAA
- the ddlB gene encoding D-alanine--D-alanine ligase B: MTEKVAVLLGGSSAEREVSLQSGNAVLAGLRQAGIDAHPIDPQDFPVETLKDAGFNKVFIALHGRGGEDGTLQGLLETLNLPYTGSGVMASALSMDKLRTKQLWQGAGLSVSPYVYLTQQQYKQASHEQIVAKVQLLGLPLIVKPSLEGSSVGMSKVDSLESLPAALDLAFQFDETLLIEKWLSGPEFTVAVLGDNTLPSIRIQPPGIFYDYEAKYLSDETQYFCPSGLGEQLESKLAELALKAYQAVGCEGWGRVDVMQDNDGQFYLLEVNTSPGMTSHSLVPMAARQAGMSFSQLVVQILKLAR; the protein is encoded by the coding sequence ATGACAGAGAAAGTTGCGGTTCTATTAGGAGGCTCATCTGCTGAACGTGAAGTTTCACTTCAGTCAGGAAATGCTGTGCTAGCGGGGTTACGCCAAGCAGGTATTGATGCTCATCCTATTGACCCCCAAGATTTCCCTGTAGAAACATTGAAAGATGCTGGTTTTAATAAAGTTTTTATTGCGTTACATGGCCGAGGTGGTGAAGACGGTACATTACAAGGGTTGTTAGAAACACTAAACCTCCCTTATACCGGTAGTGGTGTTATGGCTTCAGCGCTGAGTATGGATAAGCTGAGAACAAAACAATTATGGCAAGGTGCAGGGTTAAGTGTATCGCCATATGTTTACTTAACACAGCAGCAGTATAAGCAGGCATCTCATGAGCAAATTGTCGCTAAAGTGCAATTGTTAGGGCTACCTCTGATTGTGAAACCTAGTCTAGAAGGCTCTAGTGTTGGCATGAGTAAAGTTGATAGCCTAGAGTCATTGCCAGCTGCATTGGACCTCGCGTTTCAATTTGATGAAACGTTGTTAATTGAAAAATGGCTAAGTGGCCCAGAATTCACGGTTGCAGTGTTGGGAGATAACACTTTGCCGTCAATTCGTATTCAACCACCGGGTATTTTTTATGACTACGAAGCAAAATATTTATCTGATGAAACTCAATATTTTTGCCCAAGTGGTTTAGGTGAACAGCTCGAATCCAAACTCGCAGAATTAGCACTGAAAGCTTACCAAGCCGTTGGCTGCGAAGGCTGGGGACGAGTTGATGTAATGCAAGATAATGATGGTCAATTTTATCTGCTGGAAGTTAATACATCACCGGGTATGACAAGCCATAGTCTAGTACCGATGGCAGCTCGACAGGCTGGTATGAGTTTTTCACAGTTAGTTGTACAAATTTTAAAATTGGCTCGTTGA
- the ftsQ gene encoding Cell division protein FtsQ, whose translation MSQAALNVRHHNQNNDEDPRSGPSNGAFLGGLFFFLFVLGTILWSGWMVMTWMKDADRLPMSKLVLTGERHYTTNDDVRKAILALGQPGTFMTVDVNAIQNQISMMPWVRQVTVRKQWPDELKIHIVEYRPFARWNDQNMVDEQGRVFNLPVSENGKGDYVLLYGPQGSQKDVLKEFAVFKNTLAAHNLKLKSLSMTARNAWQIILDNDVRIELGKKDVSERLNRFLELYPLLQQTTDKRVDYVDLRYSSGAAVGWAPLLVDAPPELQ comes from the coding sequence ATGTCACAAGCAGCACTAAACGTTAGGCATCATAATCAGAATAATGACGAGGATCCACGTTCAGGACCGAGTAATGGTGCATTTTTAGGTGGGTTATTTTTCTTCCTATTTGTGCTTGGCACTATCCTCTGGAGTGGTTGGATGGTGATGACTTGGATGAAAGATGCTGACAGGTTGCCGATGTCTAAATTGGTGTTAACGGGGGAGCGCCATTACACCACAAATGATGATGTCAGAAAGGCCATTTTAGCTTTAGGGCAGCCGGGGACATTTATGACCGTTGATGTCAACGCTATCCAGAACCAAATAAGCATGATGCCATGGGTACGCCAAGTGACGGTGCGTAAACAATGGCCAGATGAATTGAAAATTCACATTGTTGAATACCGCCCATTCGCTAGGTGGAATGACCAAAACATGGTAGATGAACAAGGCAGAGTATTTAACTTGCCAGTTAGCGAAAATGGTAAAGGGGATTATGTGTTGCTGTATGGGCCACAAGGTAGCCAAAAAGATGTCCTTAAAGAATTTGCAGTTTTTAAGAACACGTTAGCAGCACATAACCTAAAGCTAAAATCATTATCGATGACAGCCAGAAATGCCTGGCAAATTATTTTAGACAACGATGTTAGAATCGAATTAGGTAAGAAAGATGTGTCAGAGCGGTTAAATCGGTTCCTTGAACTGTATCCGCTTTTGCAGCAAACAACGGATAAACGCGTTGACTATGTTGACTTACGTTATTCCAGTGGTGCTGCGGTGGGCTGGGCGCCACTATTGGTCGATGCTCCACCGGAGTTACAATAA
- a CDS encoding cell division protein FtsA, with product MIKATDRKLVVGLEIGTSKVSALVGEILPDGMVNIIGGGELSISWNGQRWRKRP from the coding sequence ATGATTAAAGCAACGGACAGAAAATTAGTGGTAGGCCTTGAAATTGGAACTTCCAAGGTATCAGCCCTTGTTGGCGAAATTCTGCCCGATGGTATGGTTAATATTATTGGGGGTGGGGAGTTGTCCATCTCGTGGAATGGACAAAGGTGGCGTAAACGACCTTGA
- a CDS encoding Protein of uncharacterised function (DUF721): protein MRDSHPQALFDVLEGSLATSSNTLQTIQRNAKAIIKLNRAVKGLLPAEIKPMCRVANYRNSIMVIEVANASWMTRLNYEKLNLLSALRTSILPSLSSIDIRINPDLMRKSRQNSSVTKQTASMSQKMNERQISTQTAQALLKLAENSPKGLKERFERLAALAGESTSATNRKG from the coding sequence ATGAGAGATAGTCATCCACAAGCACTTTTTGATGTTCTTGAAGGATCATTGGCAACATCATCGAACACTTTACAAACTATTCAACGTAATGCAAAAGCGATTATCAAACTGAATCGTGCTGTAAAAGGGTTACTGCCGGCTGAAATCAAACCTATGTGCCGTGTTGCAAACTACCGTAATAGTATTATGGTCATTGAAGTGGCAAATGCCAGTTGGATGACCCGACTTAATTACGAAAAACTCAATCTTCTTTCTGCATTAAGAACGTCCATTCTACCATCTTTATCTTCTATCGACATCAGAATCAATCCCGATCTTATGCGAAAATCGAGGCAAAATAGCTCAGTAACTAAGCAAACGGCCTCAATGAGTCAAAAAATGAACGAACGCCAGATAAGCACACAAACCGCACAAGCACTTTTGAAATTAGCAGAGAATAGCCCGAAGGGATTAAAAGAAAGATTTGAGCGGCTGGCTGCACTAGCCGGAGAGAGTACTAGTGCAACCAACAGAAAGGGCTAA
- the mutT gene encoding 8-oxo-dGTP diphosphatase: MEKKHLHIAAGIIRNSQQQIFITKRPEGTHMAGFWEFPGGKLEINESPEAALIRELEEEVGIVVTKSELFHRVDHEFDDRFITLYFFIVTAWENEPYGKEGQDSRWVCQHDLIADEFPPANRIIVDLLTQRSESA; the protein is encoded by the coding sequence ATGGAAAAAAAACATTTGCATATCGCGGCTGGAATTATTCGTAATTCCCAGCAACAAATTTTTATTACTAAACGGCCTGAAGGCACGCATATGGCTGGCTTTTGGGAATTTCCAGGTGGAAAACTTGAGATTAATGAATCACCTGAAGCGGCATTAATTCGTGAGCTTGAAGAAGAAGTCGGAATTGTAGTGACTAAGAGCGAGTTATTTCATCGCGTTGATCATGAGTTTGATGACCGTTTCATTACGCTTTATTTTTTTATCGTTACTGCGTGGGAAAATGAACCGTACGGTAAAGAAGGGCAAGATTCGCGTTGGGTTTGTCAACATGACCTTATTGCTGATGAGTTCCCACCGGCAAACCGTATTATTGTCGATTTATTAACGCAGAGAAGTGAATCAGCTTAA
- the ftsA gene encoding Cell division protein FtsA, whose amino-acid sequence MDKGGVNDLESVVKCVQRAIDQAELMADCQISSVYLALSGKHVSCQNEIGMVPVSEEEVTQEDVDSVVHTAKSVRVRDEHRILHVIPQEFAIDYQEGIKNPVGLSGVRMQAKVHLITCHNDMAKNIVKAVERCGLKVDQLIFAGLAASYSVLTEDERELGVCVVDIGGGTMDMAVYTGGALRHTKVIPYAGNVVTSDIAYAFGTPPSDAEAIKVRHGCAVGSIVSKDETVEVPSVGGRPPRSLQRQTLAEVIEPRYTELLNLVNEEILNLQEQLRQQGVKHHLAAGIVLTGGAAQIDGLVECAQKVFHTQVRIGTPLNITGLTDYAQEPYYSTAVGLLHYGKESHLGDDTEVEKRASVSGWFSKITSWLRKEF is encoded by the coding sequence ATGGACAAAGGTGGCGTAAACGACCTTGAATCAGTGGTAAAATGTGTACAAAGAGCCATTGATCAGGCGGAATTAATGGCCGATTGCCAAATTTCATCGGTTTACCTTGCACTATCGGGTAAGCACGTCAGTTGTCAAAATGAGATTGGTATGGTGCCAGTTTCAGAAGAAGAAGTGACGCAAGAAGATGTTGACAGTGTTGTGCATACAGCAAAATCGGTACGTGTACGTGATGAACACAGAATTTTGCACGTAATACCACAGGAATTTGCAATAGATTACCAAGAAGGGATTAAAAACCCAGTTGGTCTATCGGGTGTACGTATGCAAGCAAAAGTTCATTTGATCACCTGCCATAACGATATGGCGAAGAATATCGTCAAAGCCGTTGAACGTTGTGGGTTAAAAGTTGATCAGCTTATTTTTGCCGGTCTCGCTGCAAGTTATAGCGTTTTAACGGAAGATGAGCGTGAATTAGGTGTATGTGTCGTCGATATCGGTGGCGGCACAATGGACATGGCGGTTTATACTGGTGGGGCTTTACGCCATACGAAAGTGATTCCATATGCAGGCAATGTGGTGACAAGTGACATCGCATATGCGTTTGGAACACCACCCAGTGATGCAGAAGCCATTAAAGTGCGCCATGGTTGTGCAGTCGGTTCTATCGTCAGTAAAGATGAAACCGTTGAAGTACCAAGTGTTGGTGGGCGACCACCAAGAAGTTTACAGCGTCAGACCTTAGCAGAAGTGATCGAGCCAAGGTATACTGAGCTGTTAAACTTAGTTAATGAAGAAATTTTAAATTTACAGGAACAGTTACGCCAACAAGGTGTCAAACACCATTTGGCGGCTGGTATCGTGTTGACTGGTGGAGCTGCGCAAATCGATGGTTTAGTCGAGTGCGCTCAAAAAGTGTTCCATACGCAAGTGCGTATTGGTACACCGCTCAACATCACAGGATTAACGGATTACGCGCAGGAGCCATATTATTCAACAGCAGTAGGGCTTCTGCATTACGGTAAAGAAAGCCATTTAGGTGATGATACCGAAGTAGAAAAACGTGCATCAGTTAGCGGGTGGTTTAGTAAAATAACCAGTTGGCTGAGAAAAGAATTTTAA
- the secA_1 gene encoding preprotein translocase subunit SecA yields the protein MLTKILTKVFGSRNDRTLRRLRKEVEKINRLEPDFEKLSDDELKAKTVEFRERLTKGESLESIIPEAFATVREASKRVFGMRHFDVQLIGGMVLNERCIAEMRTGEGKTLTATLPAYINALSGKGVHVVTVNDYLAKRDAENNRPLFEFLGLTVGINLPGMAPPAKREAYAADITYGTNNEFGFDYLRDNMAFSPEERVQRKLHYALVDEVDSILIDEARTPLIISGPAEDSSELYQKVDKLIPYLQRQEKEDSDTFQGEGHFSVDEKSRQVTITERGLVLIEELLAKEGLMDEGESLYSPSKHHVNAPCNGRLTCSRIVYLRR from the coding sequence ATGTTAACAAAGATTTTGACCAAAGTTTTTGGTAGTCGTAATGACCGTACCTTGCGCCGTTTACGTAAAGAAGTTGAAAAAATTAATCGTCTTGAACCCGATTTCGAAAAGTTATCTGATGATGAATTAAAAGCAAAAACGGTAGAGTTTCGTGAGCGTTTAACGAAGGGCGAAAGTTTAGAAAGCATTATCCCTGAGGCATTTGCAACTGTTCGCGAAGCAAGTAAACGTGTATTTGGTATGCGTCACTTTGATGTACAGCTTATCGGTGGAATGGTACTGAATGAACGCTGTATCGCAGAAATGCGTACGGGGGAAGGTAAAACATTAACGGCAACACTACCAGCTTATATCAACGCATTAAGTGGCAAAGGGGTTCACGTAGTTACGGTGAATGACTACTTAGCCAAGCGTGATGCTGAAAATAACCGTCCATTATTTGAATTCTTAGGTTTAACTGTGGGTATCAACCTGCCAGGTATGGCTCCACCTGCAAAACGTGAAGCGTATGCGGCAGATATTACTTATGGTACTAACAATGAATTTGGCTTTGACTACTTACGTGACAACATGGCATTTAGCCCTGAAGAGCGTGTTCAGCGTAAATTGCATTATGCTTTGGTGGATGAGGTCGACTCAATTCTTATCGATGAAGCACGTACACCGCTGATTATCTCAGGTCCTGCGGAAGACAGCTCTGAACTGTACCAAAAAGTAGATAAACTTATTCCATATTTGCAACGTCAAGAGAAAGAAGATTCAGATACTTTCCAAGGGGAAGGCCATTTTTCGGTTGATGAAAAATCGCGTCAAGTAACCATAACAGAACGTGGGCTAGTATTAATCGAAGAACTTCTAGCAAAAGAAGGCTTAATGGATGAAGGAGAATCTTTATATTCACCTTCTAAACATCATGTTAATGCACCATGTAATGGCAGGCTTACGTGCTCACGCATTGTTTACCTTAGACGTTGA
- the secM gene encoding Secretion monitor precursor, producing MKQRITNNNFVTYSLYKSLMGILNFWRQLGRKYFWSHLLLGVVATGVGLPTILNALSESQHTQVNSSPVNRQSQAVNAFDNLFSQQNSQRSSSSSSSYSVNYWQQHAVRNVIRQLTFAFSATEDDDVNTAAEETEKLIVPQLMLDTLYAMLAQRSLQWDESVIQFSHYNYPHIIAYQPAIWIAQVHGIRAGPLTA from the coding sequence ATGAAACAACGAATTACAAATAATAATTTTGTCACTTATTCATTATATAAGAGTTTGATGGGCATTTTAAATTTTTGGCGACAACTCGGAAGAAAATACTTTTGGTCCCACCTGCTATTAGGTGTGGTTGCCACGGGTGTCGGTTTGCCTACAATTTTAAATGCGTTATCAGAATCTCAACACACACAGGTTAACTCTTCCCCCGTTAATCGCCAGAGCCAAGCTGTTAATGCCTTTGACAATTTATTTTCTCAACAGAATTCTCAGCGCTCTTCATCATCATCGTCATCCTATTCAGTTAATTACTGGCAGCAACATGCGGTAAGGAATGTCATTCGGCAGCTTACTTTTGCTTTTTCGGCAACGGAAGACGATGATGTAAACACGGCAGCAGAAGAGACTGAAAAGCTTATTGTCCCACAGTTGATGCTAGATACGCTGTATGCCATGTTAGCACAGCGTTCACTTCAGTGGGATGAAAGTGTTATCCAATTTAGTCATTATAACTATCCCCATATTATTGCCTACCAACCTGCAATTTGGATTGCTCAAGTCCACGGCATTCGTGCCGGCCCGTTAACAGCTTAA
- the murC_2 gene encoding UDP-N-acetylmuramate--L-alanine ligase, with the protein MGGLVKSAGTHARLGSSRYLIAEADESDASFLHLQPLVAVVTNIEADHMDTYQGDFDNLTNTFINFLHNLPFYGRAVMCIDDPVIRSLLPKIGRYITTYGFSEDADVRITQYEQKGNQGFFTIARENMPELTVVLNAPGRHNALNATAAVAVATEEGIDDLHILSALVEFQGTGRRFDFLGNFPLRNVNGKDGEVMLVDDYGHHPTEVDATIKAARAGWPDKRIVMVFQPHRYTRTRDLYDDFVNVLGQVDVLLMLDVYSAGEKHVPGADSRSLCRTIRGRGQIDPIYVADTEQIPHILAQTLDENDLILVQGAGNIGKIAKNLAEAKLQPPMVEE; encoded by the coding sequence ATGGGGGGGTTAGTTAAATCAGCAGGAACACACGCACGTTTAGGTAGTAGCCGTTACTTGATTGCAGAAGCCGATGAAAGCGATGCATCGTTTTTACATTTGCAACCGTTAGTTGCGGTTGTGACAAATATCGAAGCTGACCATATGGATACTTACCAAGGCGACTTCGATAACTTAACGAATACATTTATTAATTTCTTGCACAATCTGCCGTTCTACGGGCGTGCAGTAATGTGTATTGATGACCCTGTCATTCGTTCGTTACTACCTAAAATTGGTCGCTACATTACTACTTATGGTTTTAGTGAAGATGCAGATGTGCGTATCACACAGTATGAGCAAAAAGGAAATCAAGGTTTTTTCACCATTGCTCGTGAAAATATGCCGGAACTGACTGTGGTTCTAAATGCACCGGGACGTCACAATGCGCTCAATGCGACAGCCGCAGTGGCAGTTGCCACAGAAGAAGGCATTGACGATTTACATATTTTATCTGCACTAGTTGAGTTTCAAGGTACGGGGCGCCGCTTTGATTTCCTAGGAAATTTCCCTCTGCGTAATGTGAACGGCAAAGACGGTGAAGTGATGCTAGTCGATGACTATGGCCATCACCCAACAGAAGTTGACGCAACAATTAAAGCCGCAAGAGCGGGTTGGCCAGATAAACGCATTGTTATGGTATTCCAACCGCATCGTTATACCCGTACTCGTGACCTATACGATGATTTTGTGAATGTTTTAGGGCAGGTAGATGTACTGCTAATGCTAGATGTCTATTCAGCGGGTGAAAAGCATGTACCGGGTGCAGATAGCCGCTCATTGTGCAGAACAATTCGTGGTCGTGGTCAGATTGATCCTATTTATGTTGCCGATACTGAACAAATTCCGCATATATTAGCTCAAACTCTTGATGAAAATGATTTAATTTTAGTTCAAGGCGCAGGAAATATTGGTAAAATAGCTAAAAACCTAGCTGAAGCAAAATTACAGCCACCGATGGTTGAGGAATAA
- the lpxC gene encoding UDP-3-O-[3-hydroxymyristoyl] N-acetylglucosamine deacetylase: MIKQRTLKRIITATGVGLHTGKKVTLTLRPAPANTGVIYRRTDLNPPVDFPADAKSVRDTMLCTCLVNEDNVRISTVEHLNAALAGLGIDNIVIEVNAPEIPIMDGSAAPFVFLLLDGGIEELNCAKKFLRIKETVRVEDGDKWAEMRPYNGFSLDFTIDFQHPAIDSSTQRYSLDFSAESFVNQISRARTFGFMRDIEYLQSKGLCLGGSFDCAIVVDDYKVLNEDGLRFEDEFVRHKMLDAIGDLFMCGHNIIGAFTAFKSGHALNNKLLQAVLAKESAWDLVTFEDEAQLPVAFKAPSAVFA, translated from the coding sequence ATGATCAAACAACGGACACTAAAACGTATTATTACAGCGACTGGTGTTGGTTTACATACCGGCAAGAAAGTTACGCTTACATTACGTCCAGCGCCGGCCAATACCGGGGTCATCTACCGTCGTACTGACCTTAATCCACCGGTTGATTTTCCGGCAGATGCGAAATCAGTTCGTGACACCATGTTATGTACTTGCTTAGTTAATGAAGATAACGTGCGTATTTCGACTGTTGAGCATTTGAATGCTGCCTTAGCAGGGTTAGGTATCGATAACATTGTTATTGAAGTCAATGCGCCTGAAATCCCTATTATGGATGGCAGTGCCGCACCATTTGTATTCTTACTGCTTGATGGCGGTATTGAAGAATTAAATTGTGCAAAGAAATTTTTACGTATAAAAGAAACAGTACGTGTTGAAGATGGTGATAAATGGGCTGAAATGCGACCTTATAATGGGTTTAGCCTTGATTTCACAATTGATTTTCAGCATCCAGCGATTGACAGTAGCACACAACGCTACTCACTTGATTTCTCAGCGGAATCATTTGTAAATCAAATTAGCCGTGCGCGTACTTTTGGCTTTATGCGTGATATTGAATATCTGCAATCAAAAGGCTTGTGCTTAGGCGGTAGTTTTGACTGCGCCATCGTTGTTGATGACTATAAAGTTCTTAACGAAGATGGTTTACGTTTTGAAGATGAATTCGTTCGTCACAAAATGTTGGATGCAATTGGTGATTTATTCATGTGTGGACATAACATTATTGGCGCTTTCACCGCGTTTAAGTCAGGCCACGCACTGAATAACAAGCTGTTACAAGCAGTTTTAGCGAAAGAATCAGCTTGGGACCTCGTCACATTTGAAGACGAAGCTCAATTGCCTGTCGCATTCAAAGCACCTTCAGCGGTGTTTGCATAA
- the secA_2 gene encoding preprotein translocase subunit SecA, which translates to MLMHHVMAGLRAHALFTLDVDYIVKDGQIVIVDEHTGRTMEGRRWSDGLHQAVEAKEGVEIQNENQTLASITFQNYFRLYEKLAGMTGTADTEAFEFSSIYKLDTIVIPTNRPMVRKDLPDLVYMNEADKFAAIIEDIRERTANGQPVLVGTISIEKSELISNALKKAKIAHNVLNAKFHAMEADIIANAGQAGAVTIATNMAGRGTDIMLGGSWQTEVAALEEPTQEQIDEIKANWKVRHDAVLASGGLHIIGTERHESRRIDNQLRGRAGRQGDAGSSRFYLSMEDALMRIFASDRVTGMMKKLGMKPGEAIEHPWVTKAIANAQRKVESRNFDIRKQLLEYDDVASDQRRAIYTQRNELLDGGDIKETVDSIRQDVLTTTMDAYIPPQSLEEMWDIEGLHQRLVNDFDLDLPIKEWLDKEPELHEETLRERIMAKAIEVYDRKEEIVGAEAMRNFEKGVMLQTLDTLWKEHLASMDYLRQGIHLRGYAQKDPKQEYKRESFSMFANMLEALKYEVISTLSKVQVRLPEEVEALEQQRREEAERLAKRQQLSHEAGAESLMTETEAKIATQGHKIGRNDPCPCGSGKKYKQCHGRLN; encoded by the coding sequence ATGTTAATGCACCATGTAATGGCAGGCTTACGTGCTCACGCATTGTTTACCTTAGACGTTGATTATATTGTAAAAGACGGCCAAATTGTCATTGTTGACGAACATACGGGCCGTACAATGGAAGGGCGCCGTTGGTCTGATGGCTTACACCAAGCGGTTGAAGCAAAAGAAGGGGTTGAAATTCAAAATGAAAATCAAACCTTGGCTTCAATTACTTTCCAGAACTATTTCCGTTTATATGAAAAACTTGCAGGTATGACGGGGACGGCGGATACCGAGGCATTTGAGTTTAGCTCAATTTATAAACTTGATACAATTGTTATCCCAACTAACCGTCCAATGGTTCGTAAAGATTTACCTGACCTCGTTTATATGAACGAAGCGGATAAGTTTGCGGCAATTATTGAAGATATTCGTGAGAGAACCGCCAATGGGCAACCTGTTCTTGTTGGTACGATTTCTATCGAAAAATCTGAATTAATTTCTAATGCATTGAAAAAAGCTAAAATTGCTCACAACGTATTGAATGCAAAATTCCATGCAATGGAAGCGGATATCATCGCAAATGCAGGTCAAGCAGGTGCAGTAACGATCGCAACTAACATGGCCGGTCGTGGTACTGACATTATGTTAGGCGGCAGCTGGCAAACTGAAGTTGCTGCATTAGAAGAACCAACTCAAGAGCAAATTGACGAAATCAAAGCAAACTGGAAAGTTCGCCATGATGCTGTTTTAGCCTCAGGTGGTTTACATATTATTGGTACTGAGCGTCATGAGTCACGTCGTATCGATAACCAGTTACGTGGTCGTGCAGGGCGTCAAGGGGATGCGGGTTCATCTCGTTTTTACCTATCAATGGAAGATGCGCTGATGCGTATTTTTGCCTCAGACCGCGTTACAGGAATGATGAAAAAGTTAGGTATGAAGCCAGGTGAAGCTATTGAGCACCCATGGGTGACCAAAGCTATTGCTAATGCACAACGTAAAGTTGAAAGCCGTAACTTTGATATCCGTAAACAACTACTTGAATATGATGATGTTGCAAGTGACCAACGTCGTGCAATTTATACTCAACGTAATGAATTACTGGATGGCGGCGACATTAAAGAAACGGTTGATAGCATCCGCCAAGACGTATTAACCACTACGATGGATGCCTATATTCCACCTCAATCACTTGAAGAAATGTGGGATATCGAAGGGTTACACCAACGTTTAGTCAATGATTTTGACCTCGACTTACCAATCAAAGAGTGGTTAGATAAAGAGCCAGAGTTACACGAAGAAACATTACGTGAACGTATTATGGCAAAAGCGATTGAAGTTTATGATCGTAAAGAAGAAATTGTTGGCGCAGAAGCGATGCGTAATTTCGAAAAAGGTGTCATGTTGCAAACATTAGACACATTATGGAAAGAGCACTTAGCGTCAATGGATTACTTACGCCAAGGCATTCATTTGCGTGGCTATGCGCAAAAAGATCCTAAACAAGAGTACAAGCGCGAATCTTTCAGCATGTTTGCTAACATGCTTGAAGCATTGAAATATGAAGTGATTAGCACCTTATCTAAGGTACAAGTTCGTTTACCTGAAGAGGTTGAAGCATTAGAGCAACAGCGTCGTGAAGAAGCTGAGCGTTTAGCGAAAAGGCAACAATTAAGCCATGAAGCGGGTGCTGAATCTTTAATGACTGAAACCGAGGCTAAAATAGCAACTCAAGGTCACAAAATTGGTCGTAATGATCCTTGTCCTTGCGGCTCAGGTAAAAAATATAAGCAATGTCACGGTCGCTTAAATTAA